A region of the Thermoanaerobaculia bacterium genome:
GGGCGGTCTTCCGCCACGCGGTCAACCACGCCTCGTATCACCGAGGCCAGATCGCGTCGATGGTCCGGATGCTCGGGTACGAGCCGAAAGCGACCGACCTCGTGTTCTGGGCGATCGTGAACACCTCTCAGGAGTGACCGTCGCGAAAGCTTGCTCGGGGACCCGAAGCGCGTGACGCCTGCGCGGCTCGTCCAACGAGCGACTCGACCGCGCCAGGTGTCACCCCCTCGCTCGCGCTTTCGCTCCCGCATCGCGGGACCTCCGCTCGGTTACTTCGCGGAGGGTCCTCCGCGATGCGATGGGCCCGAGCGCCGATGTCCTCCTCGATATCTCTCGAGGGGACCTTCCCGGCACCACGATGTCTCGAGATCCGCGCTCACTGTATTCTCTTCATAAGAGGATCCCGATGCGTATCGCCTGGCAACCGACGCCGCCGTTCCGCGTGATCAGAATTTTTCAATGACCTCGGTGAACAAGCGCGTCGGAACGCTTCGCAGCCTTCGCGCGGCGTTCGGATCGTGGCGGGTCGGGGCGGTCGTCCTGCAGTCCTTCTCTTCGGGTCTGCCGCTCGGCCTCGTCTGGATCGCGCTTCCGGCGTGGCTCAAGTACCGGGGCGTCGACATCCGGACGATCGGGCTCTTCACGCTCGCGCAGGCGCCGTGGACGCTGAAGTTCCTTTGGGCGCCGCTCATGGACCGTTATCGGCTGCCGTTGCTCGGCCGGAAGCGGTCGTGGATGCTCTTGTTCCAGCTGCTTCTCGCGGCGGGGATCCTGATGCTCGCGCGCCAGAGCGCGGACCCGTCGGTCCCGGCGGTCGCCGCGATCGCGATCTTCATCGCGTTCTGCTCGGCGAGCCAGGACATCGCGATCGACGGCTACGCGGTGGAAGTGCTGGAGAAGGACGAGCTCGGCGTGGCCGTCGGCGGCCGAGTCGCCTTTTACCGGATCGCGATGCTCGTCGCGGGGGCCGTCTCGATCACAGTCGGGCAGAGAGTGGGGTGGTCGACGGTCTTCGTCATCCTCGCGCTGCTGTTCGTCCCGCTGGCGGCCGTCGTCGTCGCCTCTCCGGAGCCGCCGGCCCGGATCCGCCCGCCTTCCACGCTGAAGGCGGCCGTCTTCGATCCGTTCGTCTCGCTCTTCCGAAAGCCGCGCGCCCCGGAGATCGTCGCTTTCATCCTCCTCTACAAGCTCGGCGACAACATGGCGACGGCCCTCATCCGGCCTTTCCTCATCGAGAAGTGCTTCTCGCCGGCCGACGTCGGTGTCGCGAC
Encoded here:
- a CDS encoding MFS transporter, with amino-acid sequence MTSVNKRVGTLRSLRAAFGSWRVGAVVLQSFSSGLPLGLVWIALPAWLKYRGVDIRTIGLFTLAQAPWTLKFLWAPLMDRYRLPLLGRKRSWMLLFQLLLAAGILMLARQSADPSVPAVAAIAIFIAFCSASQDIAIDGYAVEVLEKDELGVAVGGRVAFYRIAMLVAGAVSITVGQRVGWSTVFVILALLFVPLAAVVVASPEPPARIRPPSTLKAAVFDPFVSLFRKPRAPEIVAFILLYKLGDNMATALIRPFLIEKCFSPADVGVATATIGLVCTIAGTILGAALTQRLGVGRALWVFGVLQALACVGYLAVDRVTAATVGSCTAIAAAGGAQPLGNRILMYAATALETSCQGMATGALDVFLIRLTQKRFSATQYALFASVFALGRTLAGAPAGILVDAVGWTPFFLVTIAASVPGLVMLSRFVAPGVREPDFEREEVHPRGPVSAGALAAAGALVAAAGVVVATVLSALLDALKAMRGAHPRPFDFSGSLLRLLSPTTAGGWLALAEPVILGVFVGLAAAGLLAARRGVKKGAAR